A part of Cryptococcus decagattii chromosome 2, complete sequence genomic DNA contains:
- a CDS encoding T-complex protein 1, theta subunit — protein sequence MSLKVPKASGPDLFKSGYKHLSGLEEAVLRNIAAVGELSEIVRTSFGPNGRNKLIINHLGRLFVTSDAATIIREIEVAHPAAKLLVMASTAQEAEMGDATNLVLIFAGELLKRSEHLLTMGLHPSDVIQGYEMALAKGREELETLVAAQITSSPLPSVDSLAAAVSSSLASKQPGCEALLSKLVAEAALAVMPKNPKDFNVDSVRVVKVLGGGLEASRVVRGMVFGREPEGIVKNATKAKVAVYTCGLDISQTETKGTVLLKKAEDLLNFSRGEEKQLEGYFKEIADSGVKLIIAGSGIGDLALHYLNRMGIAVIKVLSKFDLRRLCRVVGATPLARLGAPTPEEAGMIDVFETVEIGGDRVTVLRQEEGEKTRTATIVLRGATANYLDDLERSLDDGINTVRILFRDGRLVPGAGASEIELARRVSAYGGKTAGLAQHSIKRWAEACEVVPRTLAENAGLNSEDVVSSLYKAHADGQVDAGVDIESEKEGVRSIKDLGVYDPYAAKDWALKLATEAAISVLRVDSIIVAKQAGLAPPKQQGHWDDD from the exons ATGTCGCTAAAAGTACCCAAAGCTTCCGGCCCTGACCTCTTTAAGTCTGGCTACAAG CACTTATCTGGACTGGAGGAGGCCGTCTTGAGGAACATAGCGGCTGTTGGAGAACTCAGTGAAATAGTCAGGACTTCATTCGGACCCAATG GTCGGAACAAACTTATTATCAACCACTTGGGCCGACTTTTTGTCACTTCTGATGCTGCCACCATCATTAGAGAAATTGAGGTTGCCCATCCTGCTGCGAAGCTTTTGGTCATGGCTAGTACTGCTCAAGAGGCCGAGATGGGAGATGCGACCAATCTTGTGTTGATCTTTGCGGGAGAGCTGCTCAAACGATCGGAACATCTTTTGACTATGGGTTTGCACCCGTCAGACGTAATTCAAGGGTACGAGATGGCTTTGGCAAAGGGACGAGAAGAACTCGAAA CTCTGGTAGCTGCTCAAATCACATCTTCTCCCTTACCTTCTGTCGACAGCCTTGCTGCTGccgtttcttcttcccttgcCTCTAAGCAACCTGGATGTGAAGCGCTACTCTCAAAACTTGTCGCTGAGGCTGCCTTGGCAGTTATGCCTAAAAACCCTAAAGATTTCAACGTCGATTCAGTGCGAGTAGTCAAGGTCCTGGGCGGTGGTCTTGAGGCGAGCAGGGTCGTTCGGGGCATGGTGTTCGGCAGAGAACCTGAAG GTATCGTGAAGAATGCTACCAAGGCTAAAGTAGCAGTATATACTTGCGGTCTGGATATCTCTCAGACTGAGACTAAGGGTACTGTTTTGCTCAAAAAGGCGGAAGATCTGTTGAACTTCTCTCGCGGGGAAGAGAAGCAACTGGAGGGT TACTTCAAAGAAATTGCCGACTCTGGTGTCAAGCTCATCATCGCCGGTTCCGGTATCGGTGACCTTGCCTTACATTATCTCAATCGAATGGGCATTGCCGTCATCAAGGTTCTTTCCAAATTCGACCTTCGACGATTATGTCGGGTTGTTGGTGCCACTCCTCTTGCCCGGCTAGGTGCCCCCACCCCTGAGGAAGCTGGTATGATTGATGTATTTGAGACTGTCGAGATCGGTGGGGACCGTGTCACGGTCCTTCgacaggaagaaggggagaaGACTCGAACGGCCACTATCGTTCTTCGTGGTGCCACTGCTAACTACCTTGATGACCTTGAGCGATCTCTTGATGACGGTATCAACACTGTTCGCATCCTTTTCCGTGACGGCCGGCTTGTGCCTGGTGCCGGGGCCAGCGAAATTGAGCTCGCTCGACGTGTTTCTGCCTATGGTGGCAAAACTGCCGGCCTCGCTCAACACTCTATCAAGCGATGGGCCGAAGCTTGCGAAGTTGTTCCTCGTACATTGGCTGAGAACGCAGGCCTCAACTCGGAAGACGTCGTTAGTTCTCTCTACAAGGCGCACGCCGACGGACAGGTCGATGCGGGTGTGGACATTGAGAgcgagaaggagggtgtTAGGTCCATTAAGGACCTGGGAGTCTACGACCCATATGCTGCCAAAGACTGGGCATTGAAGCTGGCGACGGAAGCAGCGATCAGTGTTCTCAGAGTGGACAGCATCATTGTGGCCAAGCAAGCAGGACTCGCTCCCCCTAAGCAGCAGGGACACTGGGATGATGATTAG